TCAGGACTGCACGCGACGCTCGCCGCCTACCTCGCCGCACCCGGCCGCACCGGCGACGTGGAAGCCGACCTGAAGCGCAACAGCGTCCGGCTGTTCCTCCGGACGCTGGAGCGGTCGACCGACCGCTACGGCGACACCACGCTGACGTTCCTCGACACGCTGCGCCAGCAGGAGGAGCAGACCGAGTCGTCGTCGGTGTCCGCGCTCGCGGTCGAGGAGCAGACCGTCTGGGCCTACAACCAGGGCGAGCCGATGAGCGCGGGCAGCAGCCACCTGCCGGCGCCGAAGCAGAAGCTGGTCGCGATGCACCCCCGCGACGGAACACTCGTCTCCGACCACCCGTACGTGGCCGTCGACAGCGTCATCGACGCGCCCTGGGTGACCACCGCGAAGCGCACGGCCGCCGACGACTTCCTCGACTTCCTGCTCGACGAGGACCAACAGGCTGTGTTCCGCGCCGCCGGGTTCCGGGACAGCAACGACCAGCTCGACCCTCGCGTCGTCGAAGCCTCCTCCGGCCTGGTCAGCGAGAAGGCCGCCACGACCTTCCCGTCGCCCCAGCCCGCCGCGGTGGCGGCCCTGCTCGCCGCGTGGCGCAACCTGAACCGCCCGGCGAACGTCCTGGTCGTGATGGACACGTCCGGGTCGATGAAGGAGAAGGTCGAGGGCACCAACTCCACCCGCCTCCAGCTGGCGACGCGGGCCGCCAGCGCGTCGCTGTCCTACTTCGGTACGAACGACGCCGTCGGGCTCTGGGAGTTCTCCACCCACCTGTCCGGATCGGTCGACCACCGACAACTCGTCCCGATCAGCGCCAAGGACGAGGAGGCGCTGACCCGGGCTCTGAGGAACCTGCAGCCGCAGAACGACACCGGTCTCTACGACACCGCCCGGAACGCGGTGAACGCAGTGCGCGCGCAGGCCGACGCCGATGGAATCAACGCGGTGGTGCTGCTCACCGACGGCGACAACCAGGACCCCGGCAGCGTCAGCCCGGCGGCGCTGCTGGCCGGACTCCGCCCCCGGGCGGGGCAGCCGGCCGTCCGGGTCTACCCGATCGCGTTCGGCGACGACCTCAGCGAAGCCGGCAAGGGCGTGCTGAATCAGATCGCCCGTACGACCGGTGGTCGCTACTACCAGTCCAACGACCCTCGCGACATCGAGTCCGTCCTCGGCGACGTGATGTCGAACTTCTAGAGCAGCGCCGCGAGGTAGTGGGCGACGCCGTCCTCGTCGTTGGATCGAGTGACCTCGTCGGCCACCGCCTTCAACTCCGGGTGCGCGTTCGCCACCGCGACGCCACGACCCGACCAGGCGAGCATCGGGACGTCGTTGGGCATGTCCCCGAACGCGAGCACGTCGACCGCACTCACCCCGACCGTGTCGCAAACCACCGCGAGCCCGGCAGCCTTCGTCACGCCGGTCGGGCAGATTTCCAGGAACCCGAGCCCGGCGTAGGTGACCTCGCCGACCGCCGCGGGCACGACGGCGCGCGCCACCGCGAAGAACTCGTCGACGTCGAGGCCGGGCTTGGCGACGAACACCTTCAGCAGCTCACCGGCGAACATCGTCTCCCGATCCGCGGGCTCCCACGGCTCCGGGAACGGCCACTCGAACGACGGATCACCGTGCAGCGGCGCGTGGTCGGCCTCGCCGGCCTCCACCGTGACAAGCACCGGACCGACCCGGTCCTCGATCATCTGCACCGCCTGGGCGG
Above is a genomic segment from Cryptosporangium minutisporangium containing:
- a CDS encoding VWA domain-containing protein, which codes for MMDTSGSMKEKVEGTNSTRLQLATRAASASLSYFGTNDAVGLWEFSTHLSGSVDHRQLVPISAKDEEALTRALRNLQPQNDTGLYDTARNAVNAVRAQADADGINAVVLLTDGDNQDPGSVSPAALLAGLRPRAGQPAVRVYPIAFGDDLSEAGKGVLNQIARTTGGRYYQSNDPRDIESVLGDVMSNF
- a CDS encoding Cof-type HAD-IIB family hydrolase, with the translated sequence MPVLPALVATDLDGTLIRSDGTVSAYTHDVLRRVRDAGVEVVGVTGRGPRLRTLSAAAVDVSRYLVCAQGGFVLDLNTGGVLKATRIAGAVAAQAVQMIEDRVGPVLVTVEAGEADHAPLHGDPSFEWPFPEPWEPADRETMFAGELLKVFVAKPGLDVDEFFAVARAVVPAAVGEVTYAGLGFLEICPTGVTKAAGLAVVCDTVGVSAVDVLAFGDMPNDVPMLAWSGRGVAVANAHPELKAVADEVTRSNDEDGVAHYLAALL